GCTGGTGGATTATCTGGAGAAGCGGGCGCAACTTAAAACACAGGAGGTATAAGTATGGAATTCGGATATTGGTTACCGGTGTTTGGCGGCTGGCTCCGCAATGTGCCCGACGAAGGCATGGCACCTACCTGGGATTACGTAAAAAAGCTGGCTCAGCGCAGCGAGGATTGGGGCTACAGCCTCTCTTTGATTGCCGAGCTGTACCTGAATGATATCAAGGGCAAAGAAGCGCCATCGCTGGATGCCTGGTCTACAGCGGCGGCCATTGCGGCTGTTACCGAGAAACTGGAGATCATGGTGGCCGTGCGCCCTACTTTTCACAACCCGGCACAGCTGGCAAAGCAGGCGGCTAATATCAGCCACATCAGCAATGGCAGGCTGTCACTTAACGTGGTGTCGTCGTGGTGGAAAGATGAGGCCACCAAGTATGGCATCCACTTCGAAGAGCACGACGACCGCTACGCCCGCACCAAAGAGTGGCTGGATGTGGTGACAAACGTGTGGGAGAAGGATCATTTCTCTTACGACGGCAAATATTATAGAGTAGAGGACAACATCCTGCAGCCGAAGCCGGCTAAGAAGCCGTTCATTTATGCCGGTGGGGAGTCTGAGGCGGCTAAAACTTTGATTTCCTCCCAGTGCGACGGCTATGTGATGCACGGCGATTCGCCGGAACTGATCGGCAAGCGCATCACGAACATGCGGGAGCGCAGAGAGAAGCTGGGGCTGCCGCCGATGAAGTATGGCGTGGCCGCCTACAGCATTGTGCGCGACAGCGATGCGGAGGTAAAGAAAGAACTCGATCGGATTACGGATGTGAAG
Above is a window of Pontibacter akesuensis DNA encoding:
- a CDS encoding LLM class flavin-dependent oxidoreductase — its product is MEFGYWLPVFGGWLRNVPDEGMAPTWDYVKKLAQRSEDWGYSLSLIAELYLNDIKGKEAPSLDAWSTAAAIAAVTEKLEIMVAVRPTFHNPAQLAKQAANISHISNGRLSLNVVSSWWKDEATKYGIHFEEHDDRYARTKEWLDVVTNVWEKDHFSYDGKYYRVEDNILQPKPAKKPFIYAGGESEAAKTLISSQCDGYVMHGDSPELIGKRITNMRERREKLGLPPMKYGVAAYSIVRDSDAEVKKELDRITDVKSSAAGFDNYQQWLSGTQLEGQLSLQEYSVSNRGLRSGLVGTPAQVQDRIAEFEAVGVDFFLLQCSPQLEEMERFSDAIISVKA